One genomic region from Flagellimonas oceani encodes:
- a CDS encoding protein-disulfide reductase DsbD domain-containing protein, with translation MKRLLLLALLLSFFYGKAQIYDPVKWTATVKQVSDTDYDLIATATIEDQWHLYSQNVPDNGPLPTTFIFNGSEQYLKKGNTREESGHTVEDPIFNMEIKYFETKATFVQRIKVKGEKGFRIDAVVEFMVCDNTKCLPPKEVDLVFVVQ, from the coding sequence ATGAAAAGACTACTATTGCTTGCCCTGTTGCTGAGCTTTTTTTACGGTAAGGCACAGATTTATGATCCCGTAAAATGGACCGCGACCGTCAAACAGGTGTCCGATACGGATTATGATTTGATCGCTACAGCCACTATAGAGGACCAATGGCACCTGTATTCCCAAAATGTACCCGATAATGGACCTTTGCCTACAACTTTTATATTCAACGGCAGTGAACAGTACCTTAAAAAAGGCAACACGAGGGAAGAAAGTGGTCATACCGTTGAAGACCCAATTTTCAACATGGAAATCAAATATTTTGAGACCAAGGCCACCTTTGTCCAACGGATCAAGGTAAAGGGTGAAAAAGGGTTCCGTATTGATGCTGTTGTGGAATTTATGGTGTGTGATAACACCAAGTGCCTACCGCCAAAGGAAGTCGACTTAGTTTTTGTGGTTCAATGA
- a CDS encoding protein-disulfide reductase DsbD family protein translates to MVNVKTKLWFTLFFVIGVLNAQDTQPVQWTTTVERISDTEYRLISKASIEKGWHLLGQDVQGEGISPTMFLYDVDTSTKLMGNTEEKTTVKVREPLYGLMVMGFVKEAVFEQRVETLPTVSKIQGFVEYMVCDDARCLPLAEEELLFDLSAQQAKETNTNDISQGIEGTGHRKGLWSIFFIAFISGFAALLTPCVFPMIPMTVSFFTKQSKTRAQGIKNAIFYGISIVLIYVILGSLVTAVFGADSLNALSTNVWFNLIFFILLVVFAASFLGAFEIVLPYTWVNKVDRQADKGGVLGILFMALALAIVSFSCTGPIVGTLLVEAASKGGMAPIIGMFGFSLALALPFMFFALFPGWLNSLPKSGGWLNSVKVFLGFLELALAFKFLSNADLVLQLHWLEREIFIAIWIAIFGILAMYLFGKIQLPHDSQVQHISVGRLGLGILTLSFTLYLIPGLWGAPLKLVSGFPPPMQYSESPNGVGFTSSTGGSFSNKPLPEGATYGPHDIITFKDYEKGMAHAKKVGKPVLIDFTGHACVNCRKMEERVWSDPQILDILNNEVVLVSLYVDDKREMSEDQQYVSEATGKRIKTIGNKWSDFQITKYRANAQPYYVLVDGQGKSLNAPVGYTPDVEVYEAWLRQGLDTYKLQ, encoded by the coding sequence ATGGTAAACGTAAAGACAAAATTGTGGTTTACCTTGTTTTTTGTCATTGGGGTGTTGAACGCCCAGGACACCCAACCAGTACAGTGGACCACCACGGTGGAAAGAATATCGGATACGGAGTATCGTCTGATTTCCAAGGCCTCCATTGAAAAAGGATGGCATTTGTTGGGACAGGACGTCCAAGGAGAAGGTATTTCCCCGACGATGTTCCTATATGATGTCGATACCTCCACAAAACTTATGGGCAATACCGAGGAGAAAACTACGGTCAAGGTTCGGGAACCCCTGTACGGCCTTATGGTAATGGGCTTTGTGAAAGAGGCGGTTTTTGAGCAAAGGGTGGAGACCTTGCCAACGGTTTCCAAGATTCAGGGATTTGTTGAGTATATGGTATGCGATGATGCCCGTTGTCTGCCACTTGCGGAAGAAGAATTGCTTTTCGATTTAAGTGCGCAACAAGCAAAGGAAACCAATACCAACGACATTTCCCAAGGAATTGAAGGGACAGGACACCGGAAAGGCTTATGGTCTATTTTTTTCATTGCCTTCATTTCAGGTTTTGCTGCATTATTGACGCCCTGTGTGTTTCCGATGATTCCTATGACCGTTAGTTTCTTTACAAAACAGAGCAAGACCCGCGCTCAAGGAATCAAAAACGCTATTTTTTATGGTATCTCGATCGTTCTGATCTATGTGATATTGGGATCCTTGGTAACCGCGGTTTTTGGTGCGGATTCCTTGAATGCTCTTTCGACCAATGTATGGTTCAATCTAATTTTCTTTATACTCCTCGTTGTTTTTGCGGCATCGTTCCTTGGGGCGTTCGAGATCGTTCTGCCCTATACATGGGTAAACAAAGTGGACAGACAAGCGGACAAGGGAGGTGTCCTTGGGATTCTTTTTATGGCCTTGGCCTTGGCCATTGTATCCTTTTCATGTACGGGACCGATAGTGGGAACCCTACTCGTCGAGGCAGCAAGCAAGGGGGGAATGGCGCCTATTATCGGTATGTTTGGGTTCTCCTTGGCACTTGCGTTGCCCTTTATGTTTTTTGCACTTTTTCCCGGATGGCTCAACTCCTTACCCAAATCTGGGGGCTGGCTGAATTCCGTAAAGGTATTTTTGGGCTTTTTGGAACTTGCTTTGGCCTTTAAATTTCTGTCCAATGCCGATTTGGTTTTGCAATTGCACTGGTTGGAAAGAGAAATATTCATTGCCATTTGGATTGCCATTTTTGGTATTTTGGCAATGTACCTGTTTGGGAAGATACAATTGCCCCATGATTCTCAGGTACAACATATCTCGGTCGGTAGGCTCGGATTGGGAATACTGACACTGTCTTTTACACTATACCTTATCCCCGGACTTTGGGGCGCTCCCTTAAAGTTGGTCAGTGGTTTTCCACCGCCCATGCAATACAGCGAATCCCCGAACGGCGTTGGGTTTACCAGTTCGACAGGAGGGTCATTTTCGAACAAACCACTTCCGGAAGGAGCAACATACGGTCCGCACGATATTATAACCTTCAAGGATTATGAGAAAGGAATGGCCCATGCCAAAAAGGTGGGCAAACCTGTTTTGATCGATTTTACCGGGCACGCCTGTGTGAACTGCAGGAAAATGGAAGAACGCGTATGGAGTGACCCACAAATATTGGATATACTCAACAATGAGGTGGTCTTGGTCTCACTTTATGTGGATGATAAACGCGAGATGTCAGAGGATCAGCAATATGTTTCTGAGGCAACGGGGAAAAGGATCAAGACCATCGGGAACAAGTGGAGCGATTTTCAGATTACGAAATACCGAGCCAATGCCCAGCCCTATTATGTGTTAGTGGATGGACAAGGTAAAAGCCTTAATGCCCCAGTGGGTTACACACCAGATGTAGAAGTATATGAAGCCTGGTTGAGGCAAGGCTTGGATACCTATAAGTTACAATGA